The genomic stretch GCCCTGCACGAGCCGGAGGGCGTCTTCCTGCGGGAGCGGGACCTGCTGGACGCCTGGCCGGCGGGGCCGGACCTTCCCCGCGCGTTCGCCGCCCTGCCGCTGGGGACGGGCGGGGAGACGATCGGGGTGCTGGCGCTGCGGTTTGGGACCGACCGCGTCCTCGGCGAGTGGGAGCGGGACTTCCTGCGCTCGCTCGCGGCGGGGCTCGCGCACGCCCTGGGGCGGACCAGGATGGCCGCGGCGAACGCGCGCGCCCTCGCCGCCCTGGACCGGGAGCGGGCGCGGCTGCACGCCATCCTCGACCAGATGCCCGCCGCGATCTGGATCGCTGAGGTGCCGGGGGGCCGCATCGTCGCCGGAAACCGGGCCGTCGAGGGCGTGCTGCGGATCCCCTACCGCCCCAGCCGGAACGTCGAGGAGTACGCCGAGTACGTGGGGTTTCACCCGGATGGGCGCCGCTACGAGGGCCACGAGTGGCCGCTCGCCCGCACGGTCCTCACCGGCGAGCGGGTGGGGGGCGAGGAGATCGAGATGGAGCGCGGCGACGGCACCCGCGGCTTTGTGCGCTACGCCTCGGCCCTGATTGAGGACGGGGGGGACGGCGGCCCCGCGCTCGCGGTCGTGACCGGCGTGGACGTGACCGAGCTGCGCGAGCTGAGCGCCCGGCTGGAGGAGCGGGTGGAGGCCCGCACCCGCGAACTCCGGGCGCGCATGGGCGAGCTGGCCGCCGAGACCGCCGCCCTCCAGGCCTTTGCGAGCTTCACCGAGCTGGCCGGCCACGAGACCGACCCCGCGGTCCTGACCCAGGCGGCGGCGGGGGTGCTGCACCGCGCGCTGGGCGAGGGCAGCACCGGCTACTACGAGCGGGGGGGCGAGCTGTGGCGGCAGACGGCCTGGGACGGGGACATGGAGGAGGGGACCCTCCTCGCCGCCCAGGCGGGCTTTCCGGCGGACATGCCGCTCCTCGCGGGACCCGCCGCCTCGCGGGGGCCGCTCTTCGTGGAGGACTGGCGGGCCTCGGACCACGTGCTGGCCCCCCTCGCGCCCGAGTACGGGGCCGTCGCAATCTACCCGGTCACCGTGCAGGGGGAGACCGTGGGGCTGCTCGCGGCGGGCCTGCGCGAGAAGACCCGCTGGGGCGAGCGCGACCGGGCGGTCTTCCGGGCGGTGGGCCGCGCCCTGAGCCTCGCGGCCGAGCGGGCCCACCTCACGCGGGTGCTGCACCTCCAGAAGGAGGCGCTGGAGGCGCGGGGCAGCGTGCTGGAGGCGTTCGCCGAACTCGGGCGCGACCTGAGCCTGCACCGCGATCCGCTCGACCTGGTGCGCCGCGCCCAGGAGATCCTGCGCGGCATCCTGCCCGAGGGCTACCTGGTGTATGCCGAGCCCGAGGGGGACCGCTGGCGGTTCCGGGTGCAGGTGGGCGACCTGGGCAGCCCGGCGCTGCGGGCGGCGGTGGAGGCGGGGCTGCCCTTCGAGGAGACCCGCAACCTCTCCACGCCCTGGCACACCCGCCAGCCGCTCTACCAGGACCGCTACGACGTGAACACGGACGGGCTGGAGGACCTCACCACGCACGTCACCACGACCGCCAGCCTGCCCGTCCTCGTCAACGGCGAGCCGCGCGGGGTGCTGGCCGTCGCCCTCTTCGAGTCCCGGCCGTGGCAGGACACCGACCGGATGATCCTGGAGACGGTGGTGCGCAGCCTGGGCCTCGCGCTGGAGCGCGCCGAGGCGGCGCGGGCCCTGGCGGGCAAGCAGGCGCAACTGGAGGCGGCCAACCGCGACCTGGAGGCCTTCGCCTCCAGCGCCTCGCACGACCTGCGCGCCCCGGTGCGGCACATCGCCAGCTTCGCGGGCCTGCTGCGCCGGGCCGTCGCCGGGGACCCCCGCGCCGCCCGCTACGCGCAGATCATCGAGGAGAGCGCCCGGCGCATGGCGGCCCTGATCGACAGCCTGCTCGCCTTTGCCCGGCTGGGGTCGGCCGAGCTCCACAAGAGCGAGGTGGCGCTGGCCGAAGTGGTGGAGGCCGTGCGGCAGGAACTCTTCCCCGAGCTCAGCGGGCGGCGGGTCGAGTGGCGGGTGGGCGAACTCCCGGTCGTGCGCGGCGACCCCACCCTGCTGCGTCAGGTCCTGCAAAACCTGCTCGGCAACGCCGTGAAGTATTCCCGGACCCGCGAGGTCGCCGTGGTCGAGGTCTGGGCCGAGCGGGCGGGCGCCGAACACGTCCTGCACGTGCGCGACAACGGGGTGGGCTTTGACCCCGGCCACGCCGGGCAGGTGTTCGAGGTCTTTCGCCGTTTGCACAGCCCCCAGGAGTTCGAGGGCGACGGCGTGGGGCTGGCGAGCGTCCAGCGCATCGTGACCCGGCACGGGGGGCGGGTCTGGGCCGAGGGGGAACCCGGCCGGGGGGCGACCTTCTCCTTCAGCCTGCCCGCTGAACCCTGAACCGCCCGGGCGCCGCCGTGAAAAATCCGGCGATGCCCCCACCGGGGGATTGCTAGACTGGCGGTCATATGCAGACCCCGCCCTCCCGCGCCCCCAACGCGGATCAAATCGACCTCCGGCAGGTGTTCGGAACACTGCGCCGCTACGCGCCCTGGCTGCTCCTCACCCCGGCGCTGGCGGCGGGCGGGGCGTACCTGCTCTCGCGCCAGCAGCCGCCCGTGTACGAGGCCAGCGCGAGCGTGATCGCGGTCGACAACGACGCCCAGAACTCGCTCATCAACAACACGCTCGTCACGGCGCCGCCGCTGCCCCAGGGCGCGGTCGAGCAGGTCATGCACAGCCGCAGCGTCCTGAACAGCGTGGTGGGCCGCCTGCAAAAGACGGACCTCGACCCGGCGCTCGTGCGCGGCATCGCCCGCGACCTCACCGAGGAACTCGCCGACAACGCCTTCACGCGCTTCAAGGTGCGCGCCCGCCTCGATCCCCAGCAGCGCGGCGTGTACGAGCTGCGCGCCCGCGCCGAGACGCCCCAGGCCGCCCAGCGGCTCGCCGAGGCCGGGGTCGAGTCGCTCATCGCCTGGGACAACAACCGGGCCAAGCAGGGCGTGATTCGCTCGCGCCAGAGCCTGCAAGAGCAGCTCGCGGACCTCACCGCCCGCATCGCGGCCACCCCGCCCAGCAGCCTGGAGCGCCAGAGCCTGATCGCCGCGCGCGGGCAGGTGCTGCAAAACCTCTCGCAGATGGCGGTGCTGGAGACGGCGGCGAGCGGTACCCTCGTGCTCGTCGCCGAGCCGGTCGCCCCCCGCGCCCCGGTCTCCCCGCGCCCGCTGCGCAACGCGGCGCTCGCGGGGCTGCTGGCGCTCTTCCTGAGCGCGGCGGGCGCGCTGCTGAGTGACAGCCTGCGCCGCCGGGTCAACGGCCCCGAGGACCTGCTGCCGCTGGGCCTGCCGCTGCTGGGCCAACTCCCGCTGCTGCGGCGCAAGAACCTGGGGCAGGGCTTCGTGGCGGCCAGCCACAGCGGGCCGCTGTACGAGAGCGTGGGCTTCCTGCGCATCAACGTGCAGTCGCTCCTCCAGGAGGGCAAGCACCGCCGCCTGGTGGTCTCCAGCGCCTACCCGGGCGAGGGCAAGAGTTCGGTGACGGCGGCCCTCGCCGAGAGCCTGGGGGCGAGCGGATTGAGGGTACTCG from Deinococcus aerius encodes the following:
- a CDS encoding ATP-binding protein, giving the protein MIPDSPVSPQLDPAALLDGLPDPFFAVDGGWRFTLVNRRAAALLGVTPADLLGRVLWDCFSGAPETEYRRVMQTRQGCQFDLHDPALGLWLEVRAFPHADGIAVHFRDVTDRRLLDERREALLLATQALAGAGSVAEAAGVVFGTAGRVLGASGGTLWQLNGERLEPWEGEEAPLPVGAASPVARALHEPEGVFLRERDLLDAWPAGPDLPRAFAALPLGTGGETIGVLALRFGTDRVLGEWERDFLRSLAAGLAHALGRTRMAAANARALAALDRERARLHAILDQMPAAIWIAEVPGGRIVAGNRAVEGVLRIPYRPSRNVEEYAEYVGFHPDGRRYEGHEWPLARTVLTGERVGGEEIEMERGDGTRGFVRYASALIEDGGDGGPALAVVTGVDVTELRELSARLEERVEARTRELRARMGELAAETAALQAFASFTELAGHETDPAVLTQAAAGVLHRALGEGSTGYYERGGELWRQTAWDGDMEEGTLLAAQAGFPADMPLLAGPAASRGPLFVEDWRASDHVLAPLAPEYGAVAIYPVTVQGETVGLLAAGLREKTRWGERDRAVFRAVGRALSLAAERAHLTRVLHLQKEALEARGSVLEAFAELGRDLSLHRDPLDLVRRAQEILRGILPEGYLVYAEPEGDRWRFRVQVGDLGSPALRAAVEAGLPFEETRNLSTPWHTRQPLYQDRYDVNTDGLEDLTTHVTTTASLPVLVNGEPRGVLAVALFESRPWQDTDRMILETVVRSLGLALERAEAARALAGKQAQLEAANRDLEAFASSASHDLRAPVRHIASFAGLLRRAVAGDPRAARYAQIIEESARRMAALIDSLLAFARLGSAELHKSEVALAEVVEAVRQELFPELSGRRVEWRVGELPVVRGDPTLLRQVLQNLLGNAVKYSRTREVAVVEVWAERAGAEHVLHVRDNGVGFDPGHAGQVFEVFRRLHSPQEFEGDGVGLASVQRIVTRHGGRVWAEGEPGRGATFSFSLPAEP
- a CDS encoding tyrosine-protein kinase domain-containing protein, which produces MQTPPSRAPNADQIDLRQVFGTLRRYAPWLLLTPALAAGGAYLLSRQQPPVYEASASVIAVDNDAQNSLINNTLVTAPPLPQGAVEQVMHSRSVLNSVVGRLQKTDLDPALVRGIARDLTEELADNAFTRFKVRARLDPQQRGVYELRARAETPQAAQRLAEAGVESLIAWDNNRAKQGVIRSRQSLQEQLADLTARIAATPPSSLERQSLIAARGQVLQNLSQMAVLETAASGTLVLVAEPVAPRAPVSPRPLRNAALAGLLALFLSAAGALLSDSLRRRVNGPEDLLPLGLPLLGQLPLLRRKNLGQGFVAASHSGPLYESVGFLRINVQSLLQEGKHRRLVVSSAYPGEGKSSVTAALAESLGASGLRVLVVDADLRRPTQLKVWSPDRLATHPLPGTDPALPPATTVSEMFLRPEAAHATRVSPHVDLLPAGTPARGGLPGILNQATFRALLDRWAQGYDYVLIDSPPMLSLPDTLAVAPSTDGVLLVVEGAKTRLADVERTLENARVANVRVLGIVVNKLARVGSAYYSYGYGSEQASPPANPNLRATRV